GCAGGGTCGCCGCGAAAACCTTTATTAGCGAGCAGAACATACTGAGGCGCAAAGATTTCGGCCAGCAGAACGCCGAGACCGAGGACAAGGAGCATGGTCGTAAGGATGACGGAGAGCGCGCGGTCGCCCCCTTCTTCGTCGCCGGATTCGCGATAGCGGTTGAGGAGGGTGATGAGAGAGATGGAGGCTGCGCCACCGATGAGGAAATAGGCGAGTAGATCGGGGAGCTTAAAGGCTGCGCGGTAGGCGTCCTGCGCGACTCCGGCGCCGAAGAGGGAGTTGATGTATTTGATGCGGACGAGGGCAAGGACACCGGAGAGCACCGTGGAAAGCATGAGCAGGAGGGTAGCGGAAAAGGCGCTGTGTGTTGCGGAGGGGCGAAGGAAGGCGAATAGGTTGCGGCGGGGCGTTGTGTCGGACGAGATGGATTCTTTGTTTGCGTGCACGGGTTGAATTGATTTTATCGGGTGGGCTTATGCTGATGGGTGGCGGGGCTGGTTCGCGGCGAGGAGAGGGTTTGGAGAACTTTCGGTTACGGGTGTTTCGGGCGGTGGCGGAGGAGCTGAGCTTTCGTAAGGCGGCGGAGGTGCTGCATCTGAGCCAGCCGGCGGTGAGTCAGCATGTGCATGCGCTCGAGGAGGAGGCCGGCGTGCAGTTGTTCGACCGGGCGCGGGGCGCGGGGCACGGGAGCCAGATCTCGTTGACCGAGGCGGGGCGGGTGTTGCTTGGATATGCGAATGCCGCGGCGGAGATGATGGTGGAGGCGCAACGGGCGCTGGCGGCGCTGAATGATGAGGCTGATGGTCCGCTGAAGCTTGGGGCATCGACGACGGTGGCGCAGTATTTGTTGCCGCGGATTCTTGGGGCGTTTTTGAAGCAGTATCCGCAGGTGAAGCTTTCGCTGGTGAGTGGGAATACGGAGCAGATTGTGGAGGCGGTGGCGGAGAAGAAGGTCGCGCTGGGAATTATTGAGGGGCCGGCGATGCGGCGTGACGTGAAGACGGAGCGTATGGCGCAGGATGAGATGGTGCTGATTGTGAGTCCAAATCACCCGTGGGCGCTGAGGAAGGGAAGGGCGATTGAGGGGGCGGAACTGGCGAAGGCGCCGCTGCTGCTTCGGGAGCGGGGGTCGGGTTCGCGGCGGGTGGTGGAGCGGGCGTTGAAGAAGATGGGGCTGCCGCTGCGGTCGTTGCAGGTGGCGGTGGAGCTGGATTCGACGGAGTCGATTCTCTCCGGGGTGGAGGCGGAGCTGGGAGTAGGCTTTGTGTCGCTGTGGGCGCTGGGAAAGGCTTTGCGGCTAGGCACGGTCAGGGTGGTTGCGGTGAAAGGGCTGGAGATGCGGCGGGATTTCAGCTTCGTTCGGCTCGCAGGTGCTGAGATGACGGGCGCGGCGGCAGCGTTTCAGAGATTCGCGATGGGAAGGGTCGACCCGAAATAGCTGATGTGGCTGATAAGTAATACTTATCGTTGATTGGAAAGTACGTCTCGACCGGTGGTTGGGAGACGCGCATGCTTTAAGCATGTGGAAGAAGAATCTTTTTTATATCGGAATTATTGTTTCGGCGAGCGGGTTGATCGGGCCTCCGCTCGCGTTGGCCGCGGGGCTCGCGTTTGGCCTGAGTACGGTGCATACGTTTCATGGAGAGGGGCGGAACCTGTCGAAGTTTCTATTGCAGGCTGCGGTGGTCTGCCTGGGATTCGGGATGAATTTGAAGGAGGTCGTGCACGCGGGTGCGTCGGGGTTCATGTATACGGCGATCAGCATCACGTTTGCTCTGGTGCTGGGAGTTGCGCTGGGTAAGCTGCTACAGGTGGGCAAAACGCAGTCGCTGCTGATCAGCTTTGGGACGGCGATATGCGGAGGGAGCGCGATTGCGGCGATGGGACCGGTGCTGAATGCGAATGAAGAGGAGATGGCAGTCTCGCTGGGCACGGTGTTTGTGTTGAACTCGGTGGCACTGTTGGTGTTTCCGTTGATTGGGCACCTGATGAACTTCTCGCAGACGCAGTTTGGGTTGTGGTCGGCTCTGGCGATTCATGACACCAGCTCGGTGGTGGGGGCTGGCGCGAAGTATGGGCCGACGGCGCTGGCTGTAGGAACGACGGTGAAGCTGGCGCGGGCACTGTGGATTGTGCCGCTGGCGATTGCTACGGCGATGCTGAAGAAGAGCAAGGCGAAGGTGCCGTGGCCCTGGTTCATTCTGTACTTCTGCTTTGCGGCGGTGGCGGCGAGTTATCTGCCACGGTATATGCCGCAGGCTGTGCCACTGTTTGCGGCACTCAATCGGCTGGGGCGCGCGGCTTTGACTGTGGTGTTGTTTTTGATTGGGACGGGCATCACGCGGGAGACGCTGAAGGAGGTGGGTGTCAGGCCGATGGTGCAGGGTATTGCGCTTTGGATTGTGGTGGCGAGCCTGTCGCTGTGGGCGATCCATGTGGGGTGGATCTCGCTGTGAGGAGCTGGAGCAAATTACGAGTTGATGGAGAGGATACCGAGCGAAGGGCAAAAGCAGATTCCTCCGCTTCGCTGCGGAATGACAACAAAATGAGCGGTAGAACACCTCTATAACAACAGGAAATTTGCTTTAGCGGTCGGGGTGTGTGGAGGCGGTGACCTTTGGTTGTTCGCCGCTTCTGTCTTTGAAGGGATCTTTCCACTGGACGGGGAGGCTGTTTCGACTACCTCTCTTTTTTATTTTGATGCTGGAGGAGATGGAGAGCCCAGCGACTGTGAAGCTCACCAGCTGTCGTTGGCTGCAGCGGAGACAGCGTACGGGATATCTCATGAAGAGTATCTCGGTGAGGTCCTGGGAGCGAAGAGTTGATCGGCGGAAGCTCTGGCCGGAGCAGTACTGGCAACGGATGGGAGCGCCGCTGCGAGACTCAGTTCCGAGGTAGGGGGCGCGAGTCTGGGAGGAGTGTCTGCGCCGGGAACTCTGCTTTTGATCGTCCTTAAATCTCATCTTCAACTCTTGTCCTCTTCGGGAAGGAGAGGAAGGTTGAAGAGTTTTTCCGGAGTTCGGCGGGGAGCGGTGGATGTGCGCGGGGCGCGGATGGGGTGCACTGTGGGGCGGGCGGGTGATTTGGAGAGCAGGGTGTGGAGTTCGCGGAGGTCTTTATGCAGTTTGCGGAGCTGGCGGGAGTCGATGCTGGTGGGGGCGCCTTCGATGGTAAGGGCCAGCTGCGGTTCGCTGTGCCTGAGTTCGCTTTTGAAGACCTGCCGGGCGCCGGGGATGGTGTAGCCCTCGTTGTAAAGGAGACTCTTGATGCGCAGGGCCATTTCGACGTCGCGACGTCGATAGAGGCGCTGGCCGGTGCCGCCTTTGTGCGGCTTGAGTTGAGGGAACTCGCTCTCCCAGAAGCGAAGGACGTAGGCGGGGACGTCGCAGAGTTTGGCGACCTCACCGATGCGGAAGTAGAGCTTGTCCGGGATGTCTGACCCGGAGGGTGGGGTGGTTTTGCGGATTGGCTGGTGCTGCGCCATGCCAGAAGCTCCGGAACCGCCTGCCCGGCGGGAGTGGCCTATCGTTCGGCTGCTGCCAGTATAGGCCACTCGGTCGGCATGGTTTGTAATTTTTCCCTGGTCAGGGCGGTTGAACTTCAGGCACCTGGGGTGGAGACGGGCTGGCGAGGTTCGGTCTTTCCGCGAGCACTGCGGAGGTACTGGACGGGCCAGGTGGTTGAATGGTGGAGAACCGCCGCGGCGTGCAGTGGCCAGTAGGGGTTGCGGAGCAGCTCGCGCGCCAGCAGGATGAGGTCAGCCTGTCCGGTGCGGATGATCTGGTCGGCCTGGGCCGGCTCGGTGATCATGCCGACGGCAGCGGTGGGGATTTCGGCCTCGCGGCGGATGGTGTCTGAGTGATGGACCTGGTAGCCGGAGCCTACTGGAATCTGCTGGGCGGGGTGGTTGCCACCGGTGGAGACGTCTACGAGATCGACGTCTGCCTGTTTGAGGAGTTTGGAGAAGGCGACGGATTGGGGGAGGTCCCAGCTTGCGCCGAGAGACTCCGGCGCCCAGTCGGTTGCGGAGATTCTGACGAAGAGAGGAAGGTGCTGGGGCCATGCGGCGCGGACGGCTTTGATCACTTCGAGGGGGAAGCGGGTGCGGTTTTCGAAGCTGCCGCCGTACTGATCGGTGCGCTGGTTGGAGAGCGGGGAGAGGAACTCGTGGAGGAGGTAGCCATGGGCTGCGTGGATCTCGACGAGGTCGAAGCCGGCGGTGAGGGCGCGATGGGTGGCTGCTACGAAGTCGGCGATGATTTTGTCCATGCCGGCGCGGTCGAGAGCGGTGGGGACTGGGTATGCTTCGTCGAAGCGGATGGCGGAGGGGGCTACGGGCTGCCAGCCGCCTTCGGAGGCGGGCATGGTGCGGACTGGTTCCCAGGGGACGGACATGCTGGCTTTGCGGCCGGCGTGGGCCAGCTGGGTGCCGGCGTAGGCGCCGTGCTGGTGGAGGAAGGTGGTGATGCGTTTGAGCTCGGGGGTGTGTTCATCCTTCCAGATGCCGAGGTCGCCGGGGGTGATGCGGGCTTCGGGGCTTACGGCGTTGGCTTCGGTGATGATGAGTCCGGCGCCGCCAATGGCGCGGCTTCCGAGGTGGACGAGGTGCCAATCGTTGGCAAAACCGTCGACCGAGGAGTATTCGCACATGGGGGAGACGGCGATGCGGTTGGGAAGAGTGAGGCTGCGGAGCTTGAGAGGAGCGAAGAGGTGGTCGGTCGGCTGGGTCACACCCCATTGGATGTGGCGGGTTGGATTTGGATGTGAGGGAGTGTTCCGGTGGCACGTATTAAATTTCCTGGTGGTTTGTGGGCGGGGTTTTCGGCGGAAGTCGCGGATTTTTTGTGGTTTATTCGTGGTGGAGATGTGGTGAAATGCGTGGTGAATGTGGAGAAAAAACAGCGATCATTTGACCGCTGAAAAGTACGCCACGGATTCCGGTTTTTTTTCGAGCAGACCGAGAGACGGAACCTTAGGCGACAAGAGAGCGTATTGTTTTTCTGACTGAATGGAGGCTCCAGATGCGGGTGAACCAAGGTACGACGGCGATGCTGGCAGCGACGATGGCAGCGTCGACGATGCTGATGAGCGGCTGCCGGATTGAGAATGACAAACATGGCGACGCCGATAATGTGAAGATCGCTACGCCGTTTGGCGGAATGTCGGTGAAGACGAACGAAGCGGCCGGCGTCGATGCGATTGGGCTGCCGGTGTATCCGGGCGCGGTGATGGTGAAGAAGAAGGATAAGAACGACGGGGCGGCCGATATCAATTTGAGCTTCGGCAGTTTTTCGCTGAAGGTGAAGGCGGCCAGTTACACGACGCCCGATAGTCCTGATCAGGTGGCGGCGTTTTATCGCAAGGCGCTGGGGCGATATGGCGATGTGATTCAGTGCCAGAACGACAAGCCGGTGAGTTCGCAGACGCGGACGGCGGAGGGGTTGACCTGCGCAGACGATCAGAAGAATCACGTCAAGGTGGACAACGACCTATCGGGGAAGATGGAGCTGAAGGCTGGATCGAAGCAGCATCAGCATATCGTTGGGATCGATCCTGACGGCAGTGGAACGAAGATCGGGATGGTGGCGCTGGATCTGCCGGGACATATCTCGGTTGGGGATGACAACGACTCGAGCAAACAGTAAAGCGGTTGGATGAGGATCGTGTGGTGCGCGGAGCGTCTGCGCTTGCCGCGCCGTTTGGGGTGGGGTAGCTTCATAAGATATGCATGAGTACTGTCATCGTTGCGG
This Tunturibacter gelidoferens DNA region includes the following protein-coding sequences:
- a CDS encoding LysR substrate-binding domain-containing protein, with product MENFRLRVFRAVAEELSFRKAAEVLHLSQPAVSQHVHALEEEAGVQLFDRARGAGHGSQISLTEAGRVLLGYANAAAEMMVEAQRALAALNDEADGPLKLGASTTVAQYLLPRILGAFLKQYPQVKLSLVSGNTEQIVEAVAEKKVALGIIEGPAMRRDVKTERMAQDEMVLIVSPNHPWALRKGRAIEGAELAKAPLLLRERGSGSRRVVERALKKMGLPLRSLQVAVELDSTESILSGVEAELGVGFVSLWALGKALRLGTVRVVAVKGLEMRRDFSFVRLAGAEMTGAAAAFQRFAMGRVDPK
- a CDS encoding YeiH family protein, with the translated sequence MWKKNLFYIGIIVSASGLIGPPLALAAGLAFGLSTVHTFHGEGRNLSKFLLQAAVVCLGFGMNLKEVVHAGASGFMYTAISITFALVLGVALGKLLQVGKTQSLLISFGTAICGGSAIAAMGPVLNANEEEMAVSLGTVFVLNSVALLVFPLIGHLMNFSQTQFGLWSALAIHDTSSVVGAGAKYGPTALAVGTTVKLARALWIVPLAIATAMLKKSKAKVPWPWFILYFCFAAVAASYLPRYMPQAVPLFAALNRLGRAALTVVLFLIGTGITRETLKEVGVRPMVQGIALWIVVASLSLWAIHVGWISL
- a CDS encoding MerR family transcriptional regulator is translated as MAQHQPIRKTTPPSGSDIPDKLYFRIGEVAKLCDVPAYVLRFWESEFPQLKPHKGGTGQRLYRRRDVEMALRIKSLLYNEGYTIPGARQVFKSELRHSEPQLALTIEGAPTSIDSRQLRKLHKDLRELHTLLSKSPARPTVHPIRAPRTSTAPRRTPEKLFNLPLLPEEDKS
- a CDS encoding NADH:flavin oxidoreductase/NADH oxidase, yielding MTQPTDHLFAPLKLRSLTLPNRIAVSPMCEYSSVDGFANDWHLVHLGSRAIGGAGLIITEANAVSPEARITPGDLGIWKDEHTPELKRITTFLHQHGAYAGTQLAHAGRKASMSVPWEPVRTMPASEGGWQPVAPSAIRFDEAYPVPTALDRAGMDKIIADFVAATHRALTAGFDLVEIHAAHGYLLHEFLSPLSNQRTDQYGGSFENRTRFPLEVIKAVRAAWPQHLPLFVRISATDWAPESLGASWDLPQSVAFSKLLKQADVDLVDVSTGGNHPAQQIPVGSGYQVHHSDTIRREAEIPTAAVGMITEPAQADQIIRTGQADLILLARELLRNPYWPLHAAAVLHHSTTWPVQYLRSARGKTEPRQPVSTPGA